The genomic stretch TTGTCCAAGGCCCGCAGGCGGCACCTGCGCACCACGGCCGGCCGCCTTGGCACCGCGCTGGCCCGGCTCAGAGCGGGCGACACCGACGGCGGCACACCGGAGGCTCCGCTGGAGGTCCCGATCCCGGCTGTGTCCGCCGTACGGGTCGGCCTGTTCGACTGGGATGTGAGCACCGGGCGGCTGACGGCGGACGCCACGGCGTGTGCGATCTTCGGGCTGAATCCCGACGAGTTCGACGAGCGGGCGGCGACGCTGGCGGCTCAGGTGCACCCGGCGGACCGGCAGGCCTTCCGGGCCGCTGCCCGGGACGCGGTGAAGGACGGCCGGGTGCTGGCCCGGTGCGTCCGTATCCCGGAGACGGGCGGCGGGCACCGCACGATCGAGCTGTGGGGTCGGGTGCCCACCCCGCATGACGGCGCGGATGCCGCCTCCCACGTGGTGGGCGGCGTCCTCGACCTGGGCAGCGGGATGGCCGCGGCGGCAGCGCTGGAGCGGCTGGCGGACGGATTCTTCGCGCTCGACCGGGACGGGCGCATCACCTACGCCAATCACCGCCTGGTGCGGCTGGTGCACACGCGCCGCGGTGATCTGGTGGGGCGACGCCCCTGGGAGGCGCTGCCGTGGCTGGCGGATCCCGCCTTCGAGGATCGTTTCCGGGCCGCCCAGGTCTCCCAGCAGCCCGTTTCGTTCCTCGTCCGAAGCCCGCGGGAGCGGCTGCTGTTCTCGTTGCGGCCGGACACGCAGGGCACGACCGGGTGGGTGACGCCGGCCTCGGATCCCGGCCCGACCATCGCGGATGTCGTGCCAGGTCAGGATTCCGCGGGCCCCGCGCCGACGCGCCCGGGGGCCCTCTACCGCATCCTGGAGATGAGCAGCGCGCTCACCGAGGCGGTCACGGCTCTGGATGTCTGCGGCGTGGTGGCCGACCAGTTGCTGCCCGCGTTCGGTGGCCATCGGCTGGCCGCCTATGTGGTGCGCGAGGGGCGCCTGCACCTGCTGTGCCAGCGCGGCTATCACGAGAGCTTCCTGGACCGGTTCGAGGGCATCTCCCTGCGGCAGGCCTGGGGGCCCGTCACCGGGTCGCTGGCCGGCGGCACCCCGCTGTTCATCGAGACACCGCAAGAACTGGCGCGGGCCTACCCGGAGTTGGAGGCCCTGTCGCGGTCTCTCGGGTTCCTGCCGTTGATCGCCTCCAGCCGACCCGTGGGAGCCCTCGTCCTCGGCTTCGACGAGGTGCATCGGTTCACCGGCGAGGAGCGCGGTCTGCTGTCCGCGCTCAGCGGCCTGATCGCCCAGGCGCTGGAGCGGGCGCGGCTCTACGACGCCAAGAACGCCTTGGCCCACGGCCTTCAGCACGCCCTGCTCCCGCACGAGTTGCCGACTCTGCCGGGGGTCAACGTGACCGGCCGGTACCTGCCCGCCACCGCGTGGATGGACATCGGCGGCGACTGGTACGACGCGATCGGAACCGACCAC from Streptomyces davaonensis JCM 4913 encodes the following:
- a CDS encoding SpoIIE family protein phosphatase translates to MGARLFATSAERAAERDDVLVDAVLRAVEVSGAHAASVFLVSADGSALVLAAAAGMPPSLLGGWRRIAVNSPIPVAEAFRAGRTVHLADAEATVRRFPQLAIAVPYPFGSASVPVAAGRDILGVLAVVWAAKPGGEGLSKARRRHLRTTAGRLGTALARLRAGDTDGGTPEAPLEVPIPAVSAVRVGLFDWDVSTGRLTADATACAIFGLNPDEFDERAATLAAQVHPADRQAFRAAARDAVKDGRVLARCVRIPETGGGHRTIELWGRVPTPHDGADAASHVVGGVLDLGSGMAAAAALERLADGFFALDRDGRITYANHRLVRLVHTRRGDLVGRRPWEALPWLADPAFEDRFRAAQVSQQPVSFLVRSPRERLLFSLRPDTQGTTGWVTPASDPGPTIADVVPGQDSAGPAPTRPGALYRILEMSSALTEAVTALDVCGVVADQLLPAFGGHRLAAYVVREGRLHLLCQRGYHESFLDRFEGISLRQAWGPVTGSLAGGTPLFIETPQELARAYPELEALSRSLGFLPLIASSRPVGALVLGFDEVHRFTGEERGLLSALSGLIAQALERARLYDAKNALAHGLQHALLPHELPTLPGVNVTGRYLPATAWMDIGGDWYDAIGTDHGIALVVGDVEGHNVAAAATMGQLRSAVRAFASAGLRPSEVVAATNRLLIDLGPGLLASCCYVLLDPATGAAHVVRAGHCPPLLHRPDGRTETVEPPGGPLLGIDRGAEYPQAPLTLSPGCLLALYTDGLVETRDADITAGIDRLRTQLAHADTDSLDKLADALLHSAKHAPKRTDDIALLLTEYTRAVSV